In Pleurocapsa sp. PCC 7319, the following are encoded in one genomic region:
- a CDS encoding Uma2 family endonuclease, whose translation MTKLREKIAWTIRDIPFLPQNESVNYEIIDGELFVTRSPHRLHQRICGKLFRYLDVWSENSGLGETIIAPGVIFSDFDSVIPDVVWLSKEKLANIEDEAGHLLGAPELVIEVLSLGKNNETRDKEAKLKLYSLHGVREYWICDRFNKQVSIYRRENTRLVLVTTLLENDVIESPLLPDFSCLVGNLYK comes from the coding sequence ATGACCAAACTCAGAGAAAAAATAGCTTGGACAATTCGGGACATACCATTTCTTCCTCAAAATGAATCGGTTAATTATGAGATTATCGATGGAGAGTTGTTTGTGACCAGATCGCCCCATCGCTTGCACCAAAGAATTTGTGGTAAATTATTTCGCTATCTGGATGTTTGGTCGGAAAACAGTGGTTTGGGAGAAACTATAATCGCACCAGGGGTAATATTTTCCGATTTTGATAGTGTAATTCCCGATGTGGTTTGGTTAAGCAAAGAAAAGCTAGCCAATATAGAAGATGAAGCAGGACATTTATTAGGCGCACCAGAGTTAGTAATTGAAGTATTATCTCTTGGGAAAAATAACGAAACTAGAGATAAAGAAGCTAAATTAAAACTCTATTCTCTACACGGAGTTAGGGAATATTGGATTTGTGACAGATTTAACAAACAAGTTAGTATCTATCGTCGAGAAAATACTAGATTAGTTTTAGTAACTACTCTGTTAGAAAATGATGTAATAGAATCTCCTCTTTTACCTGATTTTAGTTGTTTGGTTGGTAATTTGTATAAGTGA
- a CDS encoding transposase — protein MPRKPRNLQTNYCYHVTVRCNNREFKLIRHECREVFLYALKRAREKFNFKLYALCIMSNHVHYLLEPAQPEDLPRIMHWLNWYTAMCFNRMLNRTGHFWEKRYYSSGFEKTDYQRALNTLRYIHANPKAAKMQQGFFYDFSNYGIHDRLSDDGLTQWHPAFLSLGKSLDECAKKYRGFCKKYKPKPKPETRYHWGNKLLPKVLSARERKKRVPGQMSLPFWDEWEASNEEIREVAEMFVIANCYDPKVAAQFLKN, from the coding sequence ATGCCCAGAAAACCCCGCAACCTACAAACCAATTATTGCTACCATGTTACCGTTCGTTGTAACAACAGAGAATTTAAGCTTATCCGCCATGAATGCCGTGAGGTGTTCTTGTATGCCCTGAAACGAGCCAGAGAGAAGTTTAATTTTAAACTCTATGCTCTCTGTATTATGAGTAATCATGTCCACTACTTACTCGAACCAGCACAGCCAGAGGATTTACCCCGCATTATGCACTGGTTAAATTGGTACACTGCCATGTGTTTTAACCGAATGCTCAATAGAACAGGGCATTTTTGGGAGAAACGATATTATAGTAGTGGCTTTGAGAAGACTGATTACCAAAGGGCATTAAACACTCTGAGATATATTCATGCTAATCCCAAAGCAGCCAAGATGCAGCAGGGCTTTTTCTATGATTTTTCTAACTATGGTATCCATGACAGGTTGAGTGATGATGGTTTAACACAATGGCATCCTGCTTTCTTATCTTTAGGCAAGTCTCTGGATGAATGCGCTAAAAAGTATAGAGGATTCTGTAAGAAATATAAGCCCAAACCCAAGCCAGAAACTCGCTATCACTGGGGAAACAAGTTGTTGCCTAAAGTGCTGAGTGCACGGGAGAGGAAAAAGCGTGTACCTGGACAGATGAGTCTACCTTTTTGGGACGAATGGGAAGCGAGTAATGAGGAGATAAGGGAAGTAGCAGAAATGTTTGTGATAGCAAATTGCTATGACCCGAAAGTAGCAGCCCAATTTTTAAAAAACTAA
- a CDS encoding photosystem II S4 domain protein, with the protein MLPREDLLKRVENKEDITRVIDKAEQAIKNWEVVATDFLSPPVLAEVQTIFQNLTEIAALPWGGYPQAERQRVGLARPDLPLDESQIELAALDIAGNFLFDPATHRDFLGSILGTGIVREKVGDIIVLGERGAQVIVVPEMVEFLTTSLTQVRSVAVKTQQIEFSELKIRPPKKKEMTTVEASMRLDAIASAGFGMSRSKMANAIAAKDVRVNWKEVTQSSHNVKAGDLIAVRGKGRLEVGEVSITKKQRYRVNLVRYK; encoded by the coding sequence ATGCTACCGAGAGAAGACCTATTAAAGCGAGTCGAAAATAAAGAAGACATTACCCGTGTTATTGATAAAGCGGAGCAAGCAATTAAAAATTGGGAAGTAGTCGCTACAGATTTTCTATCTCCTCCTGTGTTAGCAGAGGTACAAACAATTTTTCAAAATTTGACTGAAATTGCAGCTTTACCGTGGGGTGGCTATCCTCAAGCCGAAAGACAACGCGTAGGTTTAGCTCGCCCTGATCTTCCTTTAGATGAATCACAAATTGAACTAGCAGCCCTAGACATAGCTGGCAATTTTCTCTTTGATCCTGCTACCCACAGAGACTTTTTGGGGTCAATTTTAGGGACTGGTATTGTCAGAGAAAAAGTCGGCGATATTATTGTTTTAGGGGAAAGAGGTGCGCAAGTAATCGTGGTCCCAGAAATGGTTGAGTTTTTAACTACTTCCTTGACCCAGGTGCGTTCGGTCGCGGTCAAAACTCAGCAAATAGAGTTTAGTGAATTAAAAATTCGTCCCCCCAAAAAGAAAGAAATGACTACCGTAGAAGCTTCAATGCGTCTGGATGCGATCGCCTCTGCCGGCTTTGGAATGTCTCGTAGTAAAATGGCCAACGCGATCGCCGCCAAGGATGTAAGGGTTAACTGGAAAGAAGTTACTCAGTCTAGCCATAACGTTAAGGCTGGCGATTTAATTGCCGTTCGTGGAAAGGGCAGATTAGAAGTTGGCGAAGTTTCGATTACTAAAAAGCAACGTTATCGAGTTAATTTAGTGCGGTATAAGTAA
- a CDS encoding HD-GYP domain-containing protein: MKKVGELPLATKVSFSEINHPNLIPAKILIIDENPLSRMTAVDLLSLDGYEVLEADNESSILASITEQHPDLILLDVMMRQLDSFAFCRQLKRDRRTADIPIVLTTLSDSREYRIKVMEAGGDDVLVKPLNRIELSTRVSSLINQKRLNEGLDQTEQVLFTIAKAVDSRSVNRGSSARVVSLVKSFGEYLNLSAEDIDNLAFAAHLHDIGTIAIPDAVMLKKGELTTEERELIRQHVLIGEEICQPLRNRSGVLPIIRNHHERWDGTGYPDGLHGSAIPYLAQIFQVIDIYDALTSDRPHKKAYTPVEALNIIMEETQKGWRNPQLIAEFTDFIRSQEQ, translated from the coding sequence ATGAAAAAAGTTGGCGAGTTACCTTTGGCGACTAAAGTGAGTTTTTCAGAGATCAATCATCCTAATCTTATCCCAGCTAAAATTCTAATTATTGACGAAAACCCTCTAAGCCGAATGACTGCAGTAGATTTGCTTTCATTAGATGGTTACGAAGTATTGGAAGCTGATAACGAATCTTCAATTCTTGCTAGCATTACGGAGCAGCACCCCGACCTAATTTTACTTGATGTAATGATGCGGCAATTAGATAGCTTTGCCTTTTGCCGTCAACTGAAAAGAGATCGACGTACAGCCGATATCCCGATTGTCTTAACAACTCTGAGTGATAGCCGAGAATACCGGATCAAGGTCATGGAGGCTGGTGGAGACGATGTTTTAGTAAAACCTCTTAATCGTATAGAACTATCTACTAGAGTTAGCTCCTTAATCAATCAAAAACGTCTCAATGAGGGATTAGATCAAACTGAACAGGTATTATTTACCATCGCCAAGGCAGTTGATAGTCGTTCTGTTAATCGAGGTAGTAGTGCCCGCGTTGTTTCATTGGTGAAATCTTTTGGCGAATATCTCAATTTATCAGCAGAAGACATTGATAATCTAGCCTTTGCGGCACATCTTCACGATATTGGCACTATTGCTATTCCTGATGCGGTTATGCTCAAGAAAGGTGAGTTAACTACCGAAGAAAGAGAATTAATCAGACAGCACGTTTTAATTGGAGAAGAAATTTGTCAGCCGTTGCGTAATCGTAGTGGGGTATTGCCTATTATTCGTAACCATCATGAACGTTGGGATGGTACCGGCTATCCTGATGGTTTACATGGTTCTGCAATACCCTATCTAGCTCAAATATTTCAGGTTATTGATATTTATGATGCCTTAACTAGCGATCGCCCTCACAAGAAAGCTTATACTCCCGTAGAGGCACTAAACATAATTATGGAGGAAACTCAAAAAGGCTGGCGTAATCCTCAACTAATTGCTGAATTTACCGATTTTATTCGCTCTCAAGAACAATAA
- a CDS encoding PLP-dependent aminotransferase family protein has product MIDKSLKQNLYEQVADRFGELINKGTLQPGDRLPSVRKLHQQLSVSISTISEAYRLLEDRGLITVRPQSGYYVKTNITVPEPNPSAPPLKVSNIDTSIIARVYADIARPQIVKLGAAIPSAELLPLKTLNRLMSQVIRTYPEMAHSYQVLNGCEILRHEIARKLIDAGCSISPEQILITNGTTEAIYLALRAVTKPGDTIVIESPSYYGLLQTLELLHLKAVELPTDPREGICLESLETVFKNSSIKACALVSNFSNPLGSCMSDRRKQDLVALLNKYDVSLVEDDIYGDLSFNGHRPKAIKAFDTQGRVLYCSSVSKTLSPGLRVGWLVAERHLIQVQKLKMVTNVMTSVVPQLTVATFLANGGYERHLRKLRRTYHSQMEKMRHRISDYFPPQTRMTQPQGGQVLWLELPQHFDVMQFYEAALKYQISIAPGIIFSPTNSYRNCLRLNFGLLWSEQCDYAPRTDKVDRALEILGALAQQQLSSSTLLKIKR; this is encoded by the coding sequence GTGATCGACAAATCTTTAAAGCAAAATCTTTACGAACAAGTTGCCGATCGCTTTGGAGAGTTAATTAACAAAGGAACTTTACAACCAGGCGATCGCTTACCCTCTGTCCGTAAATTACATCAGCAATTGTCGGTTAGCATTTCTACAATTTCGGAAGCATATCGTCTGTTAGAAGATCGAGGCTTAATTACAGTACGACCTCAATCTGGCTATTACGTCAAAACAAATATTACTGTTCCAGAACCAAATCCTTCTGCTCCTCCTCTCAAAGTCAGCAATATAGATACATCAATTATTGCTCGGGTTTATGCTGATATAGCTCGACCTCAAATTGTTAAACTAGGTGCTGCCATTCCCTCTGCCGAACTTCTGCCGCTCAAAACTCTCAATCGACTTATGAGTCAGGTAATTCGCACCTACCCAGAAATGGCTCACTCTTACCAAGTTCTCAATGGTTGTGAAATTTTGCGCCACGAAATTGCCAGAAAATTAATCGATGCTGGTTGTTCTATTTCTCCAGAACAAATTCTTATTACTAACGGTACGACGGAAGCAATTTATCTAGCTTTACGAGCAGTCACTAAACCAGGGGATACGATAGTAATTGAATCTCCTAGCTACTATGGGTTACTACAAACTCTAGAATTACTCCATCTGAAAGCCGTGGAACTACCCACCGATCCTAGAGAAGGAATTTGCCTAGAAAGTTTGGAAACAGTATTCAAAAACTCCAGTATTAAAGCTTGTGCTTTAGTCTCCAATTTTAGTAATCCTCTCGGCAGTTGTATGAGCGATCGCCGTAAACAAGATTTAGTCGCCTTATTAAACAAGTACGATGTTTCTCTGGTCGAAGATGATATTTATGGAGATTTATCGTTTAATGGTCATCGTCCCAAAGCGATCAAAGCTTTTGATACTCAAGGTAGAGTTTTATATTGTTCTTCAGTTAGCAAAACCCTTTCTCCCGGCTTAAGGGTTGGTTGGTTGGTAGCGGAACGTCACTTGATTCAAGTCCAGAAATTAAAAATGGTAACTAATGTAATGACTTCGGTTGTGCCACAACTTACGGTAGCAACTTTTCTCGCTAACGGCGGCTACGAACGTCATTTGAGGAAGCTACGGCGCACTTATCATTCCCAGATGGAAAAAATGAGACACAGAATCAGTGATTATTTTCCACCCCAAACCCGAATGACACAACCTCAAGGAGGACAGGTATTATGGCTGGAGTTGCCCCAACATTTCGATGTGATGCAATTTTACGAAGCGGCCTTAAAGTATCAGATTAGTATCGCTCCAGGAATTATATTCTCTCCTACCAACAGCTATAGAAATTGCTTAAGACTTAACTTTGGTTTATTGTGGTCAGAACAGTGTGATTACGCTCCGCGTACCGACAAAGTTGATCGCGCTCTAGAAATTTTGGGAGCTTTAGCACAACAGCAGTTAAGTAGTTCTACTTTGTTAAAAATTAAGCGTTAG
- a CDS encoding tRNA (5-methylaminomethyl-2-thiouridine)(34)-methyltransferase MnmD has translation MDSDRQFIPQLTEDGSYTFYSAEFQEAFHSSFGAKQEAEVRYIEPCLIKQLATKQPKIRILDICYGLGYNTAAALEAIWSINPQCRVELTALEINLEVPSQAIANHLLDQWSSPVPQLLAELANESIVQAEYLNGKLLLGDARQTIQQVIQTDWQADAIFLDPFSPPKCPQLWTVEFINLVAQCLHPSGRLATYSCSAAVRTALSTAGLNLSSIMGAGRKSPGTIGSFEYKNLPQLPLKEQEHLRTRAAIPYRDPNLQTQPEKIKITRQQEQQNSNLETTSQWRKRWL, from the coding sequence ATGGATAGCGATCGCCAATTTATTCCCCAATTAACTGAGGATGGTTCATATACTTTTTATTCGGCTGAGTTTCAAGAAGCTTTTCACTCTTCTTTTGGAGCCAAACAAGAAGCTGAAGTAAGGTATATTGAACCGTGTTTAATCAAGCAATTAGCCACAAAACAACCAAAAATCCGAATTTTGGACATTTGTTATGGCTTAGGTTATAACACTGCTGCCGCGTTGGAGGCAATTTGGTCAATTAATCCTCAATGCCGAGTAGAGTTAACTGCCTTAGAAATCAATTTGGAAGTTCCTAGTCAGGCTATAGCAAATCATTTATTAGACCAATGGAGTTCCCCAGTGCCTCAATTATTGGCCGAATTAGCTAATGAATCTATAGTTCAAGCAGAATATCTCAATGGGAAATTGCTATTAGGTGATGCTAGACAGACAATTCAGCAAGTAATTCAAACAGATTGGCAAGCTGACGCTATATTTCTCGATCCCTTTTCTCCCCCCAAATGTCCTCAACTATGGACAGTCGAGTTTATCAATTTAGTTGCACAATGTCTTCATCCTAGTGGTAGATTAGCTACCTATTCTTGTTCGGCAGCAGTTCGCACTGCCCTATCAACAGCAGGATTGAATTTAAGTTCAATTATGGGTGCAGGGCGTAAGTCCCCGGGAACAATTGGCAGTTTTGAGTATAAGAATTTACCACAGTTACCTTTAAAAGAACAGGAACATTTAAGAACCCGTGCGGCAATTCCTTATCGAGATCCTAATCTACAAACTCAACCAGAAAAAATCAAGATTACAAGACAACAAGAACAGCAAAATAGTAATCTTGAAACTACTTCTCAGTGGAGAAAACGTTGGCTTTAG
- a CDS encoding Mrp/NBP35 family ATP-binding protein, protein MVDSKTVLEALRPVQDPELQKSLVELNMIRNVVVDGGKVSFTLVLTTPACPLREFIVEDCETAVKKLPGVEKVEVEVTAETPQQKSLPDRTSVPGIKNIIAISSGKGGVGKSSVAVNVAVALAARGSKVGLLDADIYGPNAPNMFGLSDAKIAVKQGSSGEILEPAFNHGVKLVSMAFLIDPDQPVIWRGPMLNGIIRQFLYQVEWGELDYLIVDMPPGTGDAQLTMAQAVPMAGAVIVTTPQTVSLIDARRGLKMFQQLGVNLLGIVENMSYFIPPDMPEKSYDLFGSGGGERTAQELNIPLLGCVPLEIALREGGDSGTPIVIAEPESASAKALMAIAEQIAAKVSIAAFA, encoded by the coding sequence ATGGTAGATAGTAAAACGGTTTTAGAAGCTTTGCGCCCCGTACAAGACCCTGAACTGCAAAAAAGTCTTGTCGAGTTAAATATGATTCGTAATGTAGTAGTAGACGGAGGCAAAGTAAGCTTTACCTTAGTTCTAACTACTCCTGCTTGTCCTCTGAGAGAGTTTATCGTCGAAGACTGTGAAACTGCGGTTAAAAAGTTGCCTGGAGTAGAAAAGGTAGAAGTAGAAGTAACCGCCGAAACTCCTCAGCAGAAGTCTCTGCCCGACCGCACTTCTGTTCCAGGAATTAAAAATATCATTGCCATCTCTAGCGGCAAAGGTGGGGTAGGAAAAAGCTCTGTAGCGGTTAATGTCGCTGTTGCCCTAGCTGCAAGAGGCTCTAAAGTTGGCTTGTTAGATGCGGATATTTATGGTCCTAATGCCCCTAATATGTTTGGTTTATCTGATGCTAAAATCGCTGTCAAACAAGGTAGTAGTGGCGAAATACTCGAACCAGCATTCAATCATGGGGTTAAGCTAGTTTCCATGGCATTTTTGATTGACCCCGATCAACCCGTAATCTGGCGTGGTCCCATGCTCAACGGAATTATTCGTCAGTTTCTCTATCAGGTAGAATGGGGCGAATTGGATTACTTGATTGTGGATATGCCTCCTGGTACTGGAGATGCTCAGTTAACTATGGCTCAGGCTGTACCAATGGCGGGAGCAGTGATTGTGACCACCCCCCAGACTGTATCTCTAATTGATGCTCGGCGTGGGTTAAAAATGTTTCAGCAGTTAGGGGTAAATCTACTGGGTATTGTCGAAAATATGAGCTATTTTATTCCCCCTGATATGCCTGAAAAGAGCTACGATCTTTTTGGTTCAGGTGGTGGAGAAAGAACTGCCCAAGAATTAAATATTCCTTTACTTGGTTGTGTCCCTTTAGAAATTGCTTTAAGAGAAGGAGGAGACTCTGGTACTCCTATTGTTATTGCCGAACCAGAGTCAGCCTCTGCTAAAGCCCTTATGGCGATCGCCGAACAAATTGCGGCTAAAGTTTCCATCGCTGCCTTTGCTTAA
- a CDS encoding branched-chain amino acid transaminase: MKNFLPLAYFQNQFISIEKAQVSIATHALHYGTAALGGLRGVLNPQNPSEILLFRLDRHCQRLSNSAKYLNYDLPADKIEHIITDFVLKNRPQTSFYLRPLVYTSSLGIAPRLHQIEQDFLVYGLAIADDLYPEGISCRFSSWYRQEDRSCPLKGKTSASYITSALAKTEAVESGFDEAILLNSQGKVAEASAANIFIVRNETLITPSCNQDILEGITRDSIMSIAQDLGIKTEARAVDKSELLIADEVFVCGTALKITSVNRIENYRLPDNKTITNQLKKQFTAATENKAPQYQDWITIIKLSTNQQM; this comes from the coding sequence ATGAAAAATTTTTTACCTTTAGCATATTTTCAAAATCAATTTATTTCCATAGAGAAAGCTCAAGTTTCGATTGCCACCCATGCTTTACATTATGGAACCGCGGCTTTAGGAGGATTACGAGGTGTTCTCAATCCTCAAAATCCATCAGAAATTCTTTTATTTAGATTAGACCGTCATTGCCAAAGATTGAGTAACAGTGCCAAATATCTGAATTACGATTTGCCAGCAGATAAAATTGAACATATCATTACCGATTTTGTCCTTAAAAACCGTCCCCAAACTTCTTTTTATCTCAGACCGCTAGTTTATACCTCTAGCTTAGGTATTGCTCCTAGATTGCATCAGATTGAGCAGGATTTTTTAGTTTATGGTTTAGCCATAGCGGATGACTTATATCCTGAAGGTATTAGCTGTAGATTTAGCTCCTGGTATCGACAGGAAGATCGCAGCTGTCCTCTCAAAGGTAAAACTAGTGCTTCTTATATTACATCTGCTCTGGCTAAGACTGAAGCCGTCGAGTCTGGCTTTGACGAAGCAATTTTACTCAATTCTCAAGGTAAAGTGGCGGAAGCTTCTGCTGCAAATATTTTTATAGTCAGAAATGAAACCCTTATTACCCCCAGCTGTAATCAAGATATCCTGGAAGGAATTACCAGAGATAGTATTATGAGCATTGCTCAAGATTTGGGCATCAAAACCGAAGCAAGAGCAGTAGATAAATCTGAGCTATTAATTGCAGATGAGGTTTTTGTATGCGGCACAGCACTAAAAATAACCTCAGTTAACCGTATTGAAAATTATCGGCTTCCAGACAACAAAACCATTACTAATCAACTTAAAAAACAATTTACGGCAGCTACAGAAAATAAAGCCCCTCAATATCAAGATTGGATTACTATTATTAAGCTTTCAACAAATCAACAAATGTAG
- a CDS encoding GUN4 domain-containing protein, which translates to MVICISDKQQKKTIAPLHNGDDFLVERTIIPVRWRNNSSRKLTWDEQKKNRALNLLFMATSPLGIKPVLDFEAEEGQILEATKRIPLSLKVEESGCLKELGYLVQTYEKGHFDIFHLVGHATFKNEKHCFITETELGEPEYSSANDIVKKLSPQKTPKIIFLSGCRTGYHWDEGRLSSMAEVLLKKGATAVLSWGDNVPDLDATEAAAILYSSLSAGDTLPEAIAKTYQELIEKKRKWHLLRLYVAKKLPGALVTSYNTEGRKLAPIPSVTTEFLDSEGEVRVASRESFISRRRQLQNCLRELKKLPPEGKIGVLIHSMGGLGKSTIASRLLDRLPEHTKIVWWRQIDEFKLVAQIKGEIENSEKRAALINNNEKLKYRLKSLFKNSNQKFLLVFDDFEWNLEPRDEGYILKPDVAQVLSDVVWAVKNQESITEHLIIITCRYDFKSDLLKNFYKQPLEGLRKADLQKKLKQLPNFEFDENDNKKKLIVERALKLADGNPRLLEWLNDDVLSKENADSELSELEASSEGWKEKVIWVTEDAPKLKIDSSIEKIVSRCLVFEIPVPKEALEAVSDSKEQLNQAIKLGLIEVSPEPREEDRVYRVSRILPHIITHIRLPEAPEVYSLSRKAHDKLHELWGNEENRSEEKWREIFRLLFADKNNPERFRQGFSKMLAVQYNYKADGAFEAELRRSKDELPKEKRTSQLENYLSQGDWRKADEETAWLFYVVMVQQDFKDWTELWKNFPSKILNEIDQLWVNHSKGKFGFSIQKRIWEGVGGNPNPDYEMEKKFGKQVEWYNIEKKSWKEYNSLPFSMESQDGNLPALSYTRETDRNVMTNVSSLASRLNL; encoded by the coding sequence TTGGTAATTTGTATAAGTGATAAACAACAGAAAAAGACGATCGCGCCGCTGCACAATGGAGATGATTTTTTAGTAGAACGCACCATTATTCCAGTAAGGTGGAGAAATAATAGTAGTAGAAAATTAACCTGGGATGAGCAGAAAAAAAATCGAGCACTGAACCTCTTGTTTATGGCAACGTCCCCCTTGGGAATAAAACCAGTGTTAGATTTTGAGGCAGAGGAAGGGCAGATTTTAGAAGCAACGAAACGCATACCTTTGTCTTTGAAAGTCGAAGAAAGCGGTTGTCTAAAAGAATTGGGTTATTTAGTGCAAACCTATGAAAAAGGACATTTTGATATCTTCCACCTAGTGGGTCATGCAACTTTTAAAAATGAAAAACATTGTTTCATCACTGAAACAGAATTAGGAGAGCCTGAATACAGCAGTGCAAACGACATTGTTAAAAAACTGTCACCCCAAAAAACACCAAAGATAATTTTCCTTTCAGGCTGTCGGACTGGATATCATTGGGACGAAGGTAGGCTTTCTTCAATGGCAGAAGTACTATTAAAAAAAGGTGCAACTGCCGTTTTAAGTTGGGGTGATAATGTTCCAGATTTGGATGCTACGGAAGCAGCAGCAATTTTATACAGTAGCTTATCAGCAGGAGATACACTCCCAGAAGCAATTGCCAAAACCTACCAAGAACTAATTGAAAAAAAGCGAAAGTGGCATTTGTTGCGATTGTATGTTGCTAAAAAACTACCAGGTGCATTAGTTACAAGTTACAACACAGAAGGACGCAAACTTGCACCTATCCCTTCTGTTACTACTGAGTTTTTAGATTCTGAAGGAGAAGTTAGAGTTGCTAGCCGTGAGAGTTTTATTAGTCGTCGTCGCCAGTTACAAAACTGTCTACGGGAATTAAAGAAGCTTCCGCCAGAAGGCAAGATTGGGGTTTTAATTCATAGCATGGGAGGATTGGGAAAAAGTACCATCGCTTCTCGACTGCTAGATCGATTACCCGAACATACAAAAATTGTTTGGTGGCGACAAATTGATGAATTTAAGTTAGTCGCTCAGATAAAAGGGGAGATTGAGAATTCAGAAAAACGAGCAGCACTCATAAACAACAACGAAAAACTCAAATATCGATTGAAAAGTTTATTTAAAAACTCGAACCAAAAGTTTTTGCTGGTATTTGATGACTTTGAGTGGAATTTAGAACCTCGTGATGAAGGGTATATTCTTAAACCTGATGTTGCCCAAGTGTTGAGTGATGTAGTATGGGCGGTCAAAAATCAAGAGAGTATTACTGAACACCTTATTATTATTACCTGTCGTTATGATTTTAAATCGGATTTATTAAAAAACTTCTACAAGCAACCGTTAGAAGGCTTACGTAAAGCTGATTTACAAAAGAAGCTAAAGCAATTACCAAATTTTGAATTTGATGAGAATGATAATAAGAAGAAATTAATCGTTGAAAGAGCTTTAAAACTGGCAGATGGGAATCCTCGCTTGTTGGAATGGTTAAATGATGATGTTCTATCAAAGGAAAATGCAGATTCAGAACTCAGTGAATTGGAAGCTAGTTCTGAAGGTTGGAAGGAAAAAGTTATTTGGGTAACAGAAGACGCTCCTAAATTAAAAATCGACTCTTCTATTGAGAAAATAGTCAGTCGGTGCTTAGTATTTGAAATTCCTGTACCTAAAGAAGCATTAGAAGCAGTTTCTGATTCCAAAGAACAGTTAAATCAAGCTATTAAGTTAGGACTAATAGAAGTCAGTCCCGAACCAAGAGAAGAAGATCGAGTCTATCGCGTCTCTCGAATTTTGCCCCATATTATTACCCATATCAGACTACCTGAAGCACCAGAAGTCTATTCTCTCTCCCGCAAGGCTCATGATAAATTACACGAGCTATGGGGGAATGAAGAAAATAGAAGTGAGGAAAAATGGCGGGAGATTTTCAGGTTATTATTTGCGGATAAAAATAATCCAGAACGATTTAGACAGGGATTCTCTAAAATGTTGGCAGTTCAATATAACTATAAAGCAGATGGAGCATTTGAAGCAGAACTGAGACGATCGAAAGATGAATTACCAAAAGAGAAGAGAACAAGTCAACTAGAGAATTATTTAAGCCAAGGAGACTGGAGAAAAGCTGATGAGGAAACCGCCTGGCTTTTTTATGTAGTGATGGTGCAGCAAGACTTCAAAGATTGGACAGAGCTATGGAAAAACTTTCCCAGTAAAATCCTCAACGAGATTGACCAACTCTGGGTTAATCACAGTAAAGGAAAGTTTGGATTCAGTATACAAAAGCGAATATGGGAAGGTGTGGGAGGAAACCCAAATCCCGACTATGAGATGGAAAAAAAATTCGGCAAACAGGTAGAATGGTATAACATCGAAAAAAAAAGCTGGAAGGAGTACAATTCATTGCCCTTTTCAATGGAATCACAAGATGGCAATTTACCCGCCCTTTCTTATACCCGGGAAACAGACAGGAATGTGATGACAAATGTCTCTTCTCTCGCATCAAGACTTAACCTATAA